A genomic window from Chlorobium phaeobacteroides DSM 266 includes:
- a CDS encoding thiamine phosphate synthase has translation MTPPSPQLPRLYLVSSGFNSRDSYTQLENQVTCFSSSCPCIVQIREKMLDAKTLFELSCSIAPAIIAAGSMVVINERVDIALAAALNGVHFPENSSPPERFRAMTKGKILGQSTHSLKTARISQQAGVDYILFGPVFDTPSKRGFGPPQGLLNLAAVCEATSLPVYAIGGVTPENASLCLDSGAYGVAALSLFMDTTRLVNTLDKFHRLLYS, from the coding sequence ATGACTCCCCCATCACCTCAACTTCCTCGCCTTTATCTGGTAAGCAGCGGCTTCAATTCCCGGGATTCTTATACTCAGCTTGAAAATCAGGTTACCTGTTTTTCAAGTTCTTGCCCCTGCATTGTCCAAATACGAGAAAAGATGCTTGATGCCAAAACCCTTTTTGAACTCTCCTGCTCCATTGCACCCGCCATCATTGCGGCAGGATCGATGGTTGTCATCAACGAGCGGGTTGATATTGCCCTTGCTGCGGCACTCAATGGGGTACATTTTCCTGAAAACTCCTCTCCTCCAGAGAGATTCAGAGCGATGACAAAAGGAAAAATTCTCGGTCAAAGCACTCATTCGCTTAAGACTGCTCGTATAAGCCAGCAGGCGGGGGTTGATTATATCCTGTTCGGGCCAGTATTCGATACCCCCTCCAAAAGAGGTTTCGGGCCGCCTCAGGGTTTACTTAATCTCGCTGCTGTATGCGAGGCAACATCATTGCCGGTCTATGCAATCGGAGGAGTAACTCCTGAAAATGCTTCTTTATGCCTTGATTCCGGCGCATATGGAGTTGCCGCTCTCTCGCTGTTTATGGATACCACTCGCCTGGTCAATACGCTTGATAAATTTCATCGACTTCTGTATTCATGA
- the thiE gene encoding thiamine phosphate synthase, whose amino-acid sequence MIPAKPFLCVITDEQCSSPVDLALMALEGGAEMIQLRHKSASGKQLFQWALDIQRLCRIHHAQFIVNDRVDIALAMNADGVHLGQQDLQPGEARKLLGTDKIIGVSTSSLTEALNAERAGADYIGFGHIFQTGSKNKLSAPLGSAAISAVVQRISIPLVAIGGINKMNMMETIAAGASGIAMIAAISRTADPEGATRAITELLKGH is encoded by the coding sequence ATGATACCTGCCAAACCATTTCTCTGTGTTATCACCGATGAGCAATGCTCATCACCCGTCGATCTGGCCTTGATGGCACTCGAAGGCGGGGCTGAAATGATACAGCTTCGCCACAAATCAGCCTCAGGAAAACAACTTTTTCAATGGGCTCTGGATATTCAGCGGCTTTGTCGGATCCATCATGCTCAATTTATTGTCAATGACCGGGTTGATATCGCTCTTGCCATGAATGCGGACGGAGTACATCTGGGTCAGCAGGATCTTCAGCCCGGAGAGGCAAGAAAACTTCTTGGCACCGACAAGATAATAGGTGTTTCCACCTCATCTCTTACGGAGGCTTTAAATGCGGAGCGGGCTGGCGCCGACTACATTGGATTCGGCCATATTTTTCAAACCGGATCAAAAAACAAACTATCCGCGCCCCTTGGATCGGCGGCGATCAGTGCTGTCGTTCAACGGATTTCCATTCCTCTTGTTGCCATTGGAGGGATCAATAAGATGAATATGATGGAAACAATAGCAGCAGGAGCATCCGGAATCGCAATGATTGCCGCAATCAGCAGAACAGCCGACCCTGAAGGGGCAACCCGTGCAATTACAGAACTTCTGAAAGGTCATTGA
- the thiD gene encoding bifunctional hydroxymethylpyrimidine kinase/phosphomethylpyrimidine kinase, whose translation MKNNYTTILTIAGSDGSGGAGIQADLKTFAALECYGLSVITSVTAQNTVEVKEAFVLSGKQIEAQLLALISDMSIDAIKIGMPGEIGGIKTIARVIGNMKTRPPVVLDTIISSSSGQALLSAEALEPFKNELFPLATLVTPNLMEAIALTGRKLSIDSPEAVEEIAHTLNLMGAASVLVKGGHMEGSQCNDCLLHNKKIRWYSAKKIITGNTHGTGCTLSSAIAAYLGKHLLLEEAVAQAKSYTYDALEAGAAYLIGKGSGPLHHCYKLWR comes from the coding sequence ATGAAGAATAACTATACCACCATTCTCACCATCGCGGGTTCCGATGGCAGCGGAGGAGCGGGAATACAAGCTGATCTGAAAACGTTTGCTGCGCTTGAATGCTATGGACTGTCCGTCATAACATCCGTCACGGCACAAAACACCGTGGAGGTAAAAGAAGCCTTTGTTCTTTCAGGAAAACAGATTGAAGCTCAATTACTGGCACTCATCAGCGATATGTCCATTGATGCCATAAAAATAGGAATGCCTGGAGAAATCGGGGGAATCAAAACCATCGCCAGAGTAATTGGCAACATGAAAACAAGACCGCCTGTCGTTCTTGATACCATTATCAGCTCATCATCAGGCCAGGCGCTCCTTTCAGCCGAAGCCCTTGAGCCCTTTAAAAACGAGCTCTTTCCTCTTGCTACACTTGTTACGCCGAACCTTATGGAAGCAATTGCGCTGACGGGTCGGAAACTGTCGATTGACTCACCGGAGGCCGTAGAGGAAATCGCTCACACGCTTAACCTTATGGGGGCAGCATCGGTTCTTGTCAAAGGGGGCCATATGGAGGGATCTCAATGCAATGACTGCCTTCTTCATAACAAGAAGATAAGATGGTATTCAGCAAAGAAAATCATTACGGGAAATACTCATGGAACCGGCTGTACACTTTCATCGGCAATCGCTGCATATCTCGGTAAACACCTGCTGCTCGAAGAGGCTGTCGCGCAAGCAAAATCTTACACTTATGATGCTTTAGAGGCAGGTGCCGCTTACCTTATCGGTAAGGGAAGCGGGCCGCTGCATCACTGTTATAAGCTCTGGAGATAA
- a CDS encoding UDP-glucose dehydrogenase family protein, whose protein sequence is MKITIFGSGYVGLVTGACFAEVGNDVLCVDIDHQKIQRLEQGEIPIYEPGLEALVVENTSKGRLKFTTDIKKGVDFGLYQFIAVGTPPDEDGSADLRHVLSVAESIGTYMEEYRIIINKSTVPVGTADLVKEKVTSVLKERNVIMDFDVVSNPEFLKEGDAVNDFMKPERIVIGVDNPRTKELLRFLYSPFNRSHERFIAMDIRSAELTKYAANSMLATKISFMNEIANIAERVGADIESVRKGIGSDSRIGFSFIYPGVGYGGSCFPKDVQALERTSRKFGYDARILQAVEAVNNDQKGTIVKKIIDHFNGDIKGKVFAVWGLAFKPNTDDMREAPSRTVIEALWKEGATVKAYDPVAMEEAARIYGERDDLKYAANPEEAIIGADALVVLTEWLVFRSPDFEMIKRELRQPVVFDGRNIYSPEYMEQAGFVYYSVGRRPRGLN, encoded by the coding sequence ATGAAAATAACGATTTTCGGCTCTGGCTACGTTGGACTTGTTACCGGTGCATGTTTTGCAGAAGTTGGTAATGATGTTTTGTGTGTTGATATTGACCATCAGAAAATCCAAAGACTGGAACAGGGAGAAATTCCTATCTACGAACCAGGTCTTGAAGCGCTTGTTGTTGAAAATACCAGTAAAGGCCGCCTGAAATTTACTACTGATATCAAAAAAGGCGTTGATTTCGGACTCTATCAGTTTATCGCGGTCGGAACGCCACCTGATGAAGATGGTTCTGCCGATTTGCGACACGTGTTAAGCGTTGCCGAGAGTATCGGTACATACATGGAGGAGTATCGCATTATCATCAACAAATCAACCGTGCCTGTTGGTACTGCTGATCTTGTAAAGGAAAAAGTCACTTCCGTGTTGAAAGAGAGGAATGTTATTATGGACTTTGACGTCGTCTCAAATCCCGAATTTCTCAAGGAAGGAGACGCAGTCAATGATTTCATGAAGCCGGAGCGAATTGTTATCGGAGTTGATAATCCCAGAACGAAAGAGCTTTTGAGATTTCTCTATTCCCCTTTCAACCGCAGTCATGAGCGTTTTATTGCCATGGATATTCGTTCTGCAGAGTTGACTAAATATGCGGCAAATTCCATGCTTGCAACGAAAATCAGCTTTATGAACGAAATTGCCAACATTGCAGAACGAGTAGGCGCTGATATCGAATCTGTCAGAAAAGGTATAGGTTCCGACTCCCGAATCGGCTTTTCGTTTATATACCCCGGTGTTGGTTATGGCGGCTCCTGTTTTCCGAAAGATGTGCAGGCTCTTGAAAGAACATCGCGCAAATTCGGTTATGACGCAAGGATACTGCAGGCAGTTGAGGCGGTCAATAACGATCAGAAAGGCACAATTGTCAAAAAAATAATCGATCATTTTAATGGCGATATCAAGGGAAAGGTGTTTGCGGTATGGGGACTTGCTTTTAAACCGAATACCGATGATATGCGTGAAGCGCCCAGCCGTACGGTAATTGAGGCTCTGTGGAAGGAAGGCGCTACAGTTAAAGCCTATGATCCGGTTGCAATGGAAGAGGCCGCCAGAATTTATGGAGAGCGTGATGATCTGAAGTATGCAGCCAACCCGGAAGAGGCGATAATCGGTGCGGATGCTCTTGTTGTGCTTACTGAGTGGCTTGTTTTTCGCAGTCCCGATTTTGAGATGATCAAGAGGGAGCTTCGTCAACCGGTTGTGTTTGACGGAAGAAATATTTACAGTCCTGAGTATATGGAACAGGCAGGGTTTGTCTATTACTCTGTAGGACGCAGACCGCGGGGTCTCAATTGA
- a CDS encoding Cbp1 family collagen-binding glycoprotein adhesin: MDSMVVRHVWYKPAGVMLVTLLLLLSGCERDQPKPDPKQQHIDSMMAILTQVQQNLGRIQQKEAVVEKLSSDIEKQDQKDVQQIGKDIYSSIRFIDSTLSASKTLIEKLEAENKSSQYHVASVDRLVNEMKTTINDKDAEVGRLKGQVQKLSKEVSELQTTVDVLDDFIQEQSEQLYTAYYIAGSFNELVEKGILVRINPLERFFGNEYRLAQDFDVKQFRKIDISETRDLFFNKPLKNLKIVTPHTRGSYELAGGNTSSMLLIRNENEFWKKSRCLVLVIE, from the coding sequence ATGGATTCAATGGTTGTAAGACATGTGTGGTACAAGCCGGCAGGAGTTATGCTGGTTACCTTGCTGCTCTTATTGTCTGGTTGTGAACGGGATCAGCCGAAACCCGATCCAAAGCAGCAGCATATCGACTCAATGATGGCTATTCTTACACAGGTTCAGCAAAATCTCGGTAGAATTCAGCAGAAAGAAGCTGTTGTCGAAAAGCTCTCGTCCGATATTGAAAAGCAGGATCAGAAGGATGTTCAACAGATCGGCAAGGATATTTATTCAAGCATCAGGTTTATCGATTCAACGCTTTCGGCAAGCAAAACCCTTATTGAAAAGCTTGAAGCGGAAAACAAATCTTCACAATACCACGTAGCCTCTGTTGATCGTCTCGTTAACGAGATGAAAACCACCATCAATGATAAAGACGCAGAGGTAGGACGACTCAAGGGGCAGGTTCAGAAGCTGAGTAAAGAGGTTTCCGAGTTGCAGACAACGGTTGATGTACTCGATGATTTTATTCAGGAGCAAAGCGAGCAGCTTTATACGGCCTACTATATAGCGGGCTCTTTCAATGAGCTGGTTGAGAAGGGTATTCTTGTAAGGATCAATCCGCTTGAAAGGTTTTTTGGAAACGAGTATCGGCTTGCACAGGATTTTGATGTCAAGCAGTTCAGAAAGATCGATATTTCGGAAACAAGAGATCTCTTTTTTAACAAGCCCCTTAAAAATCTCAAAATTGTTACGCCCCACACGAGAGGCTCCTATGAGCTGGCGGGAGGAAACACCTCATCGATGCTCCTGATTCGCAATGAAAACGAGTTCTGGAAGAAATCCCGTTGTCTTGTTCTTGTTATCGAATAA